One genomic window of Candidatus Nitrosopumilus sediminis includes the following:
- a CDS encoding phenylalanine--tRNA ligase subunit alpha: MSQVFHEIEKKIIASLRDNPKQTPESLEKSTHLSPDQIRRGIEWLKLKDLAIVTESQSSVISLGKNGIESFQKGLPERRLLDLLKSGPKKLSDLQKELGFVFGPSIGLARKNNWIEASSDQISIKNFPSELPGEKTLKLIGNEKLSKDKLDPNDLSGLLKRPDFIIEDIIKSKEVSLSDSAKSIELSDTAGEIDVEAKVPEVFVARTHPLKDTINEIREIFVTLGFSEIFGNMTQSSFWNFDALFTPQDHPARELQDTFYLDKINAKKIGTPDQIRKVSESHKKNWRYQWDINEARKMVLRTHTTCVTIKHLAENKPDEARIFSLGRVFRNEKVSYKHLVEFNQIEGVVVGKDASLRNLMGIQREFYKRIGITKIKFWPTFFPYTEPSLQTMVYNEKLGKWIELFGMGIFRPEVTKPLGITKPVLAWGGGIERIAMLKYDLDDVREFYNNNLGWLRSATKCQ, encoded by the coding sequence TTGTCGCAAGTTTTTCATGAGATTGAAAAAAAAATTATTGCCTCTTTGAGAGATAATCCGAAACAAACTCCTGAATCATTAGAAAAATCTACACATCTTTCACCGGATCAAATTAGACGTGGAATTGAGTGGTTAAAATTAAAAGATCTTGCTATTGTTACTGAATCACAATCAAGTGTTATTAGTCTAGGCAAAAACGGGATTGAATCTTTTCAAAAAGGATTGCCTGAAAGAAGATTACTGGATTTACTAAAATCTGGACCAAAAAAATTATCTGATTTACAAAAAGAACTGGGGTTTGTTTTTGGGCCTTCTATAGGATTAGCTCGAAAAAATAATTGGATTGAAGCATCATCTGATCAAATTTCTATTAAAAATTTCCCGTCTGAACTTCCTGGTGAAAAAACTCTCAAACTTATTGGAAATGAAAAATTATCTAAAGATAAACTTGATCCAAACGATTTATCTGGACTTTTAAAAAGACCTGATTTTATTATTGAAGATATTATAAAGTCCAAAGAAGTTTCTTTATCTGATTCTGCCAAGTCTATAGAACTTTCAGATACTGCTGGAGAAATTGATGTTGAAGCTAAAGTTCCAGAAGTATTTGTTGCAAGAACTCACCCTCTAAAAGATACCATAAACGAAATTCGTGAAATATTTGTTACGTTAGGTTTTTCGGAAATTTTTGGAAACATGACTCAATCAAGCTTTTGGAACTTTGATGCGCTATTCACACCACAGGATCATCCTGCAAGAGAATTGCAAGATACATTTTATCTAGATAAAATAAATGCTAAAAAAATTGGAACACCTGATCAAATTAGGAAAGTTTCTGAATCTCATAAGAAAAATTGGCGATATCAATGGGATATCAATGAAGCAAGAAAGATGGTTTTGAGAACTCACACGACTTGCGTTACAATCAAACATTTAGCTGAAAATAAACCAGATGAGGCACGAATTTTCTCATTGGGTCGTGTTTTTCGTAATGAGAAGGTCAGCTACAAACATCTTGTTGAATTTAATCAAATTGAGGGAGTCGTAGTAGGGAAAGATGCATCTTTAAGAAATCTAATGGGGATTCAGAGAGAGTTTTACAAACGAATTGGAATAACTAAAATAAAATTTTGGCCGACATTTTTCCCTTACACTGAACCCTCATTGCAGACAATGGTATATAATGAAAAATTAGGAAAATGGATTGAATTATTTGGAATGGGTATTTTTAGACCCGAAGTCACAAAACCTCTTGGAATAACCAAACCTGTTTTAGCTTGGGGTGGTGGCATTGAAAGAATTGCCATGTTAAAATATGATCTAGATGATGTTAGAGAATTTTACAACAACAATTTAGGTTGGTTGAGGAGTGCTACAAAATGCCAGTAG
- a CDS encoding Lrp/AsnC ligand binding domain-containing protein, which produces MATAYVLINCELGSEEAIIQQLKGLEGVKEVHGTFGAYDILAKIESDTVEKLRETITWKIRKIEKIRSTLTLMGIEGQT; this is translated from the coding sequence ATGGCAACAGCTTATGTTTTAATAAACTGTGAACTAGGTTCAGAAGAAGCTATTATTCAGCAACTAAAGGGCTTAGAAGGTGTTAAGGAAGTTCATGGAACTTTTGGTGCATACGATATTTTGGCCAAGATCGAATCTGATACTGTTGAAAAACTTAGAGAAACAATTACTTGGAAAATCCGAAAAATTGAAAAGATTCGTTCAACTCTTACCTTGATGGGTATTGAAGGCCAAACATAA
- a CDS encoding aconitate hydratase has product MNIDSTPELVSGVYAKLKENIAKFRNVTGRPLTLTEKILSGHFNEIDDKNYTGGKDYVFLKPDRVALQDVTGQMVMLQFMQAGLKQAALPTTVHCDHLIRAEVQGDIDMKVSLDENSEVFKFLQSAAAKYGCGFWKPGAGIIHQVVLENYAFPGGLMIGTDSHTPNAGGLGMVAIGVGGLDAAETMAGMPWELLYPKRIGVKLTGELNGWTAPKDIILKVAEKLTVSGGTNSIVEYFGPGTKSISCTGKATITNMGAEIGATCSIFPYDERMETYLKYTNRGDIAELANQNKESLVADPEVESNPEKFFDKVIEINLSTLEPHIVGPHTPDLARSISELSDDVKSNDYVDPISVALIGSCTNSSYEDMSRAASLAEQAKQKGIKAKIPLLVTPGSEQIRGTIERDGQMDSLKDIGATVLANACGPCIGQWNRPELNNDEKNTIVTTFNRNFPGRNDGHRNTLNFIGSPEMIIALSLGGKLSFNPLVDELTAADGTKFKLEPPKPAPEVPKEGFVRPEGIFVAPPENSDDVEVIIDPNSKRLQKLEPFTKWDGNDFEELPIMVKAKGKCTTDHISPAGAWLSLRGHLDNLSDNMLLGAVNAFNDEVGKGKNVLNNKLESFSKIARQYKEKQMRWVIIGDNNYGEGSSREHAAMTPRFLGCAAVITKSLARIHETNLKKQGLLALTFNNPDDYEKILEDDRISLVDLNNLQPGKQVKCIITHNDGNKEEIMLNHSYNQAQIEWFKAGSALNVLRNR; this is encoded by the coding sequence ATGAATATTGATTCTACTCCAGAACTTGTTTCTGGTGTTTATGCTAAATTAAAAGAAAATATTGCAAAATTCAGAAATGTTACTGGAAGACCGCTAACACTTACTGAAAAAATCCTATCTGGGCATTTCAACGAAATCGATGACAAAAATTATACTGGCGGAAAAGATTATGTTTTTCTAAAACCCGATAGAGTCGCATTACAAGACGTAACAGGACAAATGGTAATGTTGCAGTTCATGCAAGCAGGACTCAAACAAGCAGCTTTGCCAACAACTGTTCACTGTGATCATTTGATTCGAGCTGAAGTTCAAGGTGACATTGACATGAAAGTATCTCTTGATGAAAACAGCGAAGTTTTCAAATTTTTGCAATCAGCTGCTGCAAAGTATGGTTGTGGTTTCTGGAAACCAGGAGCAGGAATTATCCACCAGGTTGTTCTTGAGAATTATGCATTTCCTGGTGGACTGATGATTGGAACTGATTCCCACACTCCAAATGCAGGTGGCCTTGGAATGGTTGCAATCGGTGTAGGTGGATTAGATGCAGCAGAAACAATGGCTGGTATGCCTTGGGAATTACTATATCCAAAAAGAATCGGTGTAAAACTAACTGGCGAACTAAATGGTTGGACTGCACCTAAAGACATTATCCTAAAAGTTGCAGAAAAACTAACAGTTTCAGGTGGAACTAATTCTATTGTTGAATACTTTGGACCTGGAACAAAATCAATTAGCTGTACTGGTAAAGCCACAATCACTAACATGGGTGCTGAGATTGGTGCAACATGTTCTATTTTCCCATATGATGAAAGAATGGAAACTTATCTCAAATATACAAACAGAGGTGACATTGCAGAGCTTGCAAACCAAAACAAAGAATCACTTGTAGCTGATCCTGAAGTTGAATCAAACCCTGAAAAATTCTTTGATAAAGTAATTGAAATTAATCTTTCAACATTAGAGCCACACATTGTAGGGCCTCACACTCCTGACTTGGCACGTTCCATTTCTGAATTATCTGATGATGTAAAATCAAATGATTATGTTGATCCAATCTCTGTTGCACTAATTGGAAGTTGTACAAACTCATCTTATGAAGACATGTCAAGAGCTGCAAGTTTAGCTGAACAAGCAAAACAAAAAGGAATCAAAGCAAAAATCCCATTACTAGTTACTCCTGGCTCTGAGCAAATTAGAGGAACAATCGAACGTGATGGACAGATGGATTCTCTAAAAGACATTGGTGCAACTGTATTAGCAAATGCATGTGGTCCTTGTATTGGTCAATGGAACAGACCTGAACTAAATAATGATGAAAAAAATACCATTGTTACAACCTTTAACAGAAATTTCCCTGGAAGAAATGACGGACACCGAAATACATTGAACTTCATTGGTAGTCCTGAAATGATTATTGCACTTTCTTTGGGCGGAAAACTTTCCTTTAATCCACTAGTTGACGAACTAACTGCAGCTGATGGAACAAAATTCAAATTAGAACCTCCAAAACCTGCTCCTGAAGTTCCTAAAGAGGGATTCGTAAGACCTGAAGGAATCTTTGTTGCACCGCCAGAAAACTCTGACGATGTTGAAGTAATTATTGATCCTAACAGTAAACGATTGCAAAAACTAGAACCGTTCACAAAATGGGATGGAAATGACTTTGAAGAACTTCCAATTATGGTGAAAGCCAAAGGAAAATGTACAACTGATCATATCTCTCCTGCTGGTGCATGGTTGTCTCTTCGTGGACACTTGGATAATCTCAGTGATAATATGTTGCTTGGTGCAGTTAATGCATTTAATGATGAAGTTGGAAAAGGCAAAAACGTTCTAAACAATAAACTTGAATCATTTTCAAAAATTGCAAGACAGTACAAAGAAAAACAGATGAGATGGGTAATCATTGGTGATAACAATTACGGTGAAGGAAGCAGCAGAGAACATGCAGCAATGACTCCCCGATTCTTGGGATGTGCTGCAGTGATTACAAAGAGTCTTGCAAGAATTCATGAAACCAATTTGAAAAAACAAGGTCTGTTGGCATTGACATTTAACAATCCTGATGATTATGAAAAAATCCTAGAAGATGATAGAATCAGTCTAGTTGACTTGAATAACTTACAACCTGGTAAACAAGTCAAATGCATCATTACTCACAATGATGGAAACAAAGAAGAAATCATGTTAAATCACTCTTACAATCAAGCTCAGATAGAGTGGTTCAAAGCTGGTTCTGCTCTTAATGTTTTGAGAAATAGATAA
- a CDS encoding thioredoxin family protein yields MVLLESQIKLKTGDIAPDFELMGIDDKKHSLSDYNNYKGILIIFMCNHCPYVKAKVDALNELYEKCGKDIAMIGINSNDSTDYPEDSFDAMKQTAKEKGFEFDYLVDETQEVARKYGAMCTPDPFLFNAQKELVFHGKIDNAMKPDDEATEKTMIANIEKLLSGKKIEKDFDPSIGCSIKWKEN; encoded by the coding sequence ATGGTACTTTTAGAATCACAAATCAAGCTAAAAACTGGAGATATTGCACCAGATTTTGAATTGATGGGAATTGATGATAAAAAACATTCATTGAGTGATTATAACAATTACAAGGGAATTTTAATAATTTTCATGTGTAATCATTGTCCATATGTTAAAGCAAAAGTAGATGCATTAAACGAGTTATATGAAAAATGCGGCAAAGACATTGCAATGATAGGAATTAACAGCAATGATTCTACGGATTATCCAGAAGATAGTTTTGATGCCATGAAACAAACAGCAAAAGAGAAAGGATTTGAATTTGATTATTTAGTAGATGAAACACAAGAGGTTGCAAGGAAATATGGTGCAATGTGTACTCCAGATCCTTTCTTATTCAATGCACAAAAAGAGTTAGTTTTTCATGGAAAAATAGACAATGCTATGAAACCAGATGATGAGGCAACCGAGAAAACAATGATTGCCAACATAGAGAAATTATTATCTGGAAAAAAAATTGAAAAAGATTTTGACCCCTCAATTGGGTGTTCAATCAAGTGGAAAGAAAATTAA
- the pheT gene encoding phenylalanine--tRNA ligase subunit beta, translating to MPVVELSYTRLQKLVGKVSKKQISDSLPFLGLDIESENKDLVRIEYSPNRPDYSTDFGIALGLQGLLGIKTGMVKLNVKKSNKYPISVKSDVSKIRPFVTGIVAKNGKIDDKTIKQLMTMQEDLHFGIGRKRKKSSIGIHDLDKISFPLVYTTTNRNHKFIPLASEQEISISGILENTDVGKDYGSLLGQSSQVPIIFDENQNPVSFPPIINAAVTTVTTKTKNLFVEVTGINKEDAEDMLAVVATILQTAGFSLESVKISGAKNSTPKLEQKKISVSSSLINQILGLNLNTAKIISSLKKSRLDASSKGSNIICTIPPYRFDIFGPMDLVEEVALGYGIQNLEPTLSPSQTVGKTNPISLQLKSLDQTMIGLGFLEALNSSLTSKRVLYDMTNRDSSKIISVLDSKSQEHTILRDSILPGLLENLSRNIHESYPQKMFETGTVFTLDSPISEKINFSGISAHKDANFTEIKSIIQSALKIGFGIQIETKTAANPTFEEGHCASITLNNVPIGTIGKINSKIVENYKIRVPVVGFEISLSESILKNQN from the coding sequence ATGCCAGTAGTTGAACTATCATATACACGTCTTCAAAAATTGGTAGGCAAAGTATCTAAAAAACAAATTTCTGATTCTTTACCTTTTCTTGGATTGGATATAGAATCTGAAAATAAAGATCTGGTTAGAATTGAATACAGCCCAAACAGACCTGACTATTCTACCGATTTTGGAATAGCACTTGGCTTGCAAGGTTTACTTGGAATCAAAACTGGTATGGTAAAACTTAATGTCAAAAAATCTAACAAATATCCAATTTCTGTAAAATCTGATGTTTCAAAGATTAGACCATTTGTAACTGGTATTGTTGCAAAAAATGGCAAAATTGATGATAAAACAATTAAACAATTGATGACAATGCAAGAAGATCTTCATTTTGGAATAGGACGAAAGAGGAAAAAATCCTCGATTGGAATACATGATTTAGATAAAATTTCATTTCCTTTGGTCTACACTACTACAAATAGAAATCATAAATTCATTCCATTAGCTTCTGAACAAGAAATTTCTATTTCTGGAATACTTGAAAATACCGATGTTGGGAAAGATTATGGTTCTTTACTTGGACAATCTTCTCAAGTGCCTATTATTTTTGATGAAAATCAAAACCCTGTATCATTTCCACCAATAATTAACGCTGCAGTCACAACAGTAACCACCAAAACGAAAAATCTCTTTGTTGAGGTAACTGGAATAAATAAAGAAGATGCTGAAGATATGCTAGCTGTTGTAGCGACAATTTTGCAAACTGCTGGATTTAGTTTGGAATCGGTGAAAATTTCTGGTGCAAAAAATTCAACACCAAAACTAGAACAAAAGAAAATCTCTGTTAGTTCTTCATTAATTAATCAAATTCTCGGTTTGAATCTTAATACTGCTAAAATAATTTCATCATTGAAGAAATCCAGATTAGATGCATCTTCTAAAGGATCAAACATTATTTGTACAATCCCGCCATATAGATTCGATATTTTTGGACCCATGGATTTGGTTGAAGAAGTTGCGTTAGGATATGGTATTCAAAATCTTGAACCCACATTGTCTCCTTCACAAACCGTAGGAAAAACTAATCCTATATCATTACAATTGAAATCTCTTGATCAAACAATGATTGGACTTGGTTTTCTTGAAGCTTTGAATTCAAGTTTGACTAGTAAACGAGTATTATATGATATGACAAATAGAGATTCATCAAAAATAATTTCTGTATTGGATTCAAAAAGTCAAGAGCACACAATTTTACGAGATTCTATCCTTCCTGGTTTACTAGAAAATCTTTCAAGAAATATTCATGAATCTTATCCACAAAAAATGTTTGAAACTGGAACTGTTTTTACTCTTGATAGTCCTATATCTGAAAAAATTAATTTTTCTGGAATTAGTGCTCATAAGGATGCAAATTTCACTGAAATAAAATCAATAATCCAATCTGCATTAAAAATTGGATTTGGGATTCAAATTGAAACAAAAACTGCTGCAAATCCTACTTTTGAAGAAGGTCATTGTGCATCAATTACTCTAAATAATGTACCAATTGGAACCATTGGAAAAATTAATTCAAAGATTGTTGAAAATTACAAAATTCGGGTTCCTGTAGTAGGATTTGAAATATCTCTATCTGAATCTATTCTTAAAAATCAAAATTAA
- a CDS encoding EVE domain-containing protein produces MVNYWLAKQEPSGPRGYNFEQLKKEKTTVWDGVHNNLALKHMREMKPGDLVLFYHTGDERQAVGIMQVTSKPYSNPKEDVERFIVVDVKYKRSLKRPVTLDEMKKEKKFKDWELIRISRLSVMPVPKPIWDAILKISQT; encoded by the coding sequence ATGGTAAATTATTGGTTAGCAAAACAAGAACCGAGTGGCCCCAGAGGATATAATTTTGAACAACTGAAAAAAGAAAAAACTACAGTATGGGATGGAGTACACAATAATCTTGCACTAAAACATATGAGGGAAATGAAACCAGGTGATCTTGTTTTATTTTATCATACAGGTGATGAAAGGCAAGCTGTAGGAATAATGCAAGTTACTTCAAAACCATATTCAAATCCGAAAGAAGATGTTGAGCGTTTTATTGTAGTAGATGTAAAATACAAAAGATCTCTAAAACGACCAGTAACTCTTGATGAAATGAAAAAAGAGAAAAAATTCAAAGATTGGGAACTGATTAGAATTTCAAGATTGTCTGTAATGCCGGTACCAAAGCCAATCTGGGATGCAATCCTAAAGATATCTCAAACCTGA
- a CDS encoding winged helix-turn-helix domain-containing protein, whose amino-acid sequence MGKGYSTEEIRQKLISILDDNVSGMSGVEISEKIGVSRITMSKYLKVFAAEGLLRQKNIGNVTLWFLEPGQESFNFPDDYFKISPQYIEYLVKGNEDQVYSLIRNCLNSGGTVNRLVLEVIFPSIEHVKKLYDDGKIGTSEQNLLMNTISKSLQIFNQIQIVSDPKKNVIVMAADTQSRLASEASSTVYHSDGWRVSHLGDMSSSINVLFDLDFQKLIGKVWKQKPGILIVVVFSQTDEGLNFFADSINPIVEKSGKNMKLALCGKVSKKSKIRADLISEKIEDILQWSQTVSENLK is encoded by the coding sequence ATGGGAAAAGGATATTCAACTGAAGAAATTAGGCAGAAACTAATTTCAATTTTAGATGATAATGTCTCTGGTATGTCTGGAGTTGAAATTTCAGAAAAAATTGGTGTGAGCAGAATTACAATGTCAAAGTATCTCAAAGTTTTTGCAGCAGAAGGGTTGCTCCGACAAAAAAATATCGGAAATGTAACTTTGTGGTTTTTAGAACCTGGACAAGAGTCTTTCAACTTCCCTGATGATTATTTCAAAATATCCCCACAGTATATTGAATACTTGGTAAAGGGAAATGAAGACCAAGTATATTCATTAATTCGTAATTGCTTGAATTCTGGAGGAACTGTAAATCGCCTGGTACTAGAAGTAATTTTTCCATCAATTGAGCATGTGAAAAAATTATACGATGATGGTAAGATTGGAACTTCAGAACAAAATCTACTAATGAACACTATATCAAAATCACTTCAAATTTTCAACCAGATTCAGATAGTGTCTGATCCAAAAAAGAATGTCATTGTAATGGCAGCTGATACACAAAGTAGATTGGCTTCTGAGGCATCTTCAACAGTTTATCATTCTGATGGTTGGCGAGTTTCTCATTTGGGGGACATGTCATCTTCAATCAATGTGTTGTTTGATCTTGATTTTCAAAAGTTGATAGGAAAAGTTTGGAAACAAAAACCTGGAATCTTGATAGTGGTAGTATTTTCTCAAACTGATGAAGGCCTAAACTTTTTTGCAGATTCCATAAATCCAATTGTTGAAAAATCTGGAAAAAATATGAAATTAGCACTTTGTGGAAAAGTATCCAAAAAATCTAAAATTCGTGCCGATTTAATTTCTGAAAAAATTGAGGATATTTTACAATGGTCTCAAACTGTGTCTGAAAATCTAAAATGA
- a CDS encoding tryptophan--tRNA ligase encodes MSADDFIVTPWHVEGDIDYDKLIKQFGTEKISSELLDKIKRITGEDYFMLRRGIFFSHREMNRIVDEYEKGKKFFLYTGRGPSGHTHIGHLVPWVFAKWLQEKFDVNMYFQLTDDEKFYSKSDLTLEDTKKFAYENALDFIALGFKPEKTKIIINTRNIQSLYPIAAQVAKKINFSNTKATFGFTNDTNIGMIFYTSLQSAPCFIEDKPVLIPLGVDQDPHFRLTRDIAPKIGKQKPALIHNIMIPSLEGPGGKMSASAENGTIYTTDSPDVVKKKINKHAFSGGQPDIEQHRKLGGNPDIDVSYQYLRIFFEPDDNKLKTIYEDYKSGKLLSGELKAILIEKINAFLKIHQENREKAKNQIDQFLFENK; translated from the coding sequence ATGTCAGCTGATGACTTTATTGTAACTCCTTGGCATGTTGAAGGCGATATCGACTATGACAAATTAATCAAGCAATTTGGGACTGAAAAGATTTCCTCAGAATTACTTGATAAAATTAAGAGAATTACAGGCGAGGATTATTTCATGCTAAGAAGAGGCATTTTCTTTTCTCATAGAGAAATGAATAGGATTGTAGATGAATATGAGAAAGGTAAAAAATTCTTTCTATATACAGGAAGAGGCCCATCAGGACACACCCATATTGGTCATTTAGTACCATGGGTGTTTGCAAAATGGTTACAAGAGAAATTTGATGTTAACATGTATTTTCAGCTTACCGATGATGAGAAATTTTATTCAAAATCGGATCTTACTTTAGAAGATACAAAAAAATTTGCATATGAAAATGCATTAGACTTTATTGCATTAGGATTCAAACCAGAAAAAACAAAAATTATCATCAATACAAGAAATATTCAATCATTATATCCAATTGCAGCTCAAGTAGCAAAGAAAATAAATTTCTCAAACACTAAAGCAACGTTTGGATTTACAAATGATACAAACATAGGAATGATTTTTTATACATCGTTACAATCAGCTCCTTGTTTTATTGAAGATAAACCAGTTCTTATCCCATTAGGAGTTGATCAGGATCCTCACTTTAGATTAACCAGAGACATTGCGCCAAAGATTGGGAAACAAAAACCTGCATTAATTCATAACATTATGATCCCTAGTTTGGAAGGACCAGGAGGAAAAATGTCAGCATCAGCTGAAAATGGAACGATATACACAACAGATTCTCCAGATGTAGTTAAAAAGAAAATTAACAAGCATGCATTTTCAGGTGGACAACCAGATATTGAACAACATAGAAAACTAGGAGGCAATCCAGACATTGATGTTTCATATCAATATCTTAGAATATTTTTTGAGCCAGATGATAACAAATTAAAAACAATTTATGAAGATTACAAATCTGGAAAATTACTTTCTGGAGAATTAAAAGCAATTTTGATTGAAAAGATTAATGCGTTTCTAAAGATTCATCAAGAAAACAGAGAAAAAGCTAAAAATCAGATTGACCAATTTCTATTTGAGAATAAATGA
- a CDS encoding phosphopantetheine adenylyltransferase, whose translation MSKYSLTAMGGTFDLIHKGHLKLLSNAFDISNKVIIGLTSDELAAKRGKITTNKYEQRLENLTTVISREFPNASFEISKLENDFGPAVLEKEVEALIVSDETSNQGNKLNELRKEKNLPLVQIVIVPMYLAKDGTRISTTRIKNSEIDADGNLLSIDK comes from the coding sequence ATGTCGAAATACTCTCTTACTGCAATGGGTGGAACTTTTGATCTTATTCATAAAGGTCATCTAAAATTATTATCAAATGCATTTGATATTTCAAACAAAGTAATCATAGGCCTTACAAGTGATGAGCTTGCTGCAAAAAGAGGAAAAATTACCACAAACAAATATGAGCAACGTCTTGAAAATTTAACAACTGTAATCTCTAGAGAATTTCCAAATGCCTCTTTTGAAATCAGTAAATTAGAAAATGATTTTGGGCCTGCCGTATTAGAAAAAGAAGTTGAAGCTCTAATTGTAAGTGATGAGACAAGCAATCAAGGCAACAAACTCAATGAATTAAGAAAAGAAAAGAACCTTCCTTTAGTTCAAATTGTCATAGTTCCAATGTATCTGGCAAAAGATGGAACTAGAATATCAACGACTAGAATCAAAAATTCAGAAATTGATGCTGATGGAAACTTGCTATCAATTGACAAGTAG